The region TACCGCAGGCTGAGCGCCCTCAAGGAGCGCTTTCCCGGCGTGCCGCGCCTGGCGCTGACGGCGACCGCGGACGGTCCGACCCGGCGCGACATCCTGGCCCAGCTCGACCTGCCGGACGGCCGCGTCTTCGTCGCCGGCTTCGACCGGCCGAACATCCGCTACCGCGTCCAGGCCAAGACGCGGCCGCGCCAACAGCTTCTCGCCTTTCTCGAGCAGGAGCACCGCGGCGACGCCGGCATCGTTTACTGCCAGACCCGCGACCGGGTCGAGACGACGGCCGAGTGGCTCAGCCAGCGCGGCTTCACGGCCCTGCCCTATCACGGCGGTCTCGAGGCAGGGACGCGGAACGCCCACCAGGAACGATTCCTGAAGGAGGACGCCGTGGTTATCGTCGCGACCATCGCCTTCGGCATGGGGATCGACAAGCCCGACGTCCGCTTCGTCGCCCACCTCGACCTGCCGAAATCGGTCGAGGCCTACTACCAGGAGACCGGCCGGGCCGGGCGCGACGGCCTGCTCTCGGACGCCTGGATGGTCTACGGCCTGGAGGATCTCTTCACCCACAGCCGCTTCATCGAGGGCTCGGCCGCGCCGGACGGCCAGAAGCGAATCGAGCGCCAGAAGCTCGACGCCCTGCTCGGCTACTGCGAGTCGACCCGCTGCCGGCGTCAGGTGCTGCTCGACTACTTCGGCGAGACCCTGGAGGAGCCCTGCGGCAACTGCGACGTCTGCCTCGATCCCCTGCCCGTGTTCGACGGCACGGTCGCAGCCCAGAAGGCGCTGTCCTGCGTCTACCGGACCGGCCAGATCTTCGGCGCGGGGCACCTGATCGACGTGCTGCTGGGCGGCCAGACCGAACGCGTCGCACGCTTCGGCCACGACAAGCTCAGCACCTACGGCATCGGCAAGGAGCACGGGCGCGACGAATGGCGCTCGATCTTCCGCCAGCTGGTCGCCCACGGCCTCCTGACGGTCGACATCGAGGGCCACGGCGGCCTGCGCCTCGGGCCCGGCGCGCGCCCGGTGCTGCGGGGCGAGCGGAGCATCGAGCTGCGCCGCGACCTCGCCCGGGCGCTCAAGGAGAAGGGGGCCAAGGACAAGCCCAAGCGGCGGATCTTCGACCAGCCGCTCGACGAGAGCCTGTTTTCGGCGCTGCGCGCCAAGCGCCTGGATCTCGCCAAGGCCCAGGGCGTGCCGCCCTACGTCATCTTCCACGACACCACCCTGGCCGAGCTGGCCCGGCTCAAGCCGGACCGGCTGGAACAGCTGACCGGCATCACCGGGATCGGCGAGAGCAAGCTGGCCCGCTACGGCGAGACCTTCCTCGGCGTGATCGCCGAGCACGCCCAGGGCTGAGGCCCTCTCTCCGTTGTCATGCCCGTGCTCGACACGGGCATCCAGGGATGCCGGTCGCCATTGTGCGGTGGCTCTGGATGGCCGGATCAAGTCCGGCCATGACAAGGGTGATTATGCCGTAACTGTGGTCCCACAATCGGGCGGGAGAGTGGCCCTTTCGTCGTTCCGCCAATTTCCATAGGGTGCGCCTCCCGCCAAGAGGAGCGCGCGCCATGTATGTTCCACAGGTCTTTGCCCTGGACGACAAAGCCGAGATCGACCGGATAATCCGGCAGTTCTCCTTCGGCCTTCTCGTGACCGCGCCCGGCGGCGCGCCCCAGGCGACGCACCTGCCGTTCCTCTGGGACGCCGCCGCGGGGCCGAAGGGGACCCTGCTCGGCCACATGGCGCGGGCCAACGCCCACTGGCGGGACTTCGCGCGTTTGGCGGCGGCAGAGCAGGAGGCCTTGGTGGTGTTCCAGGGGGAGCACGGCTATGTCTCGCCCAACTGGTACCAGCCGGGCCCGGCGGTGCCGACCTGGAACTACCTCGCGGTCCACCTCTACGGCCGGCCGCGGCTGGTCGAGGCCCCGGCGGAGATGCGCGCGATGATGGTGCGCCTGGCCGACGGCTACGAGCAGGGCTTCGAAACACCCTGGACTTTGGACAGCCAACCGGCGGACTACGAAGCCAGGATGATGCGCGGCATCGTCGCCTTCGAGATCCCCGTCACGCGAGTCGAGGCCAAGGCCAAGCTCAGCCAGAACCGCCCGGCGGAGGACCGGACCGCCGTCATCGCGGCGCTGGAAGCCAGCGGCCGGGCCGGCGACCGGGAACTGGGCGGCGTCATGCGCAAGATCCTCGCGTGACGCGGCGGACACCAGGGAGCTTATCTTGCGGGTGACGAGATCCGCGAAGCTGCTCTTGGCGAGCCTTTTCGCTCTTGGGCTTGTCGGCGCCCATTCCGCACGGGCCGAGACGCCGGTCTCGATCGAGCTGGTCCTGGCGGTCGATACCTCGCAGAGCGTCGACGGCTTCGAGTTCGCGCTGGTCATGGAAGGGATCGCCGGGGCGCTGCGGGATCCCGAGGTGGTCGACCGCATCGGCCAGCTCGACGGCGTCGCCGTCGCGCTGTTCCAGTGGAACTCCGAGATCGACGAAGGCTACATGATCCCCTGGCACCTGATGAAGGACCCGGGCAGCGTCGAGGCCTTCGCGGCGAAGGTGGCGCAGGCGGAACGCGACCCGCTGCGCGGCTTCACGGCGATCGGCCGGGCGGTCGAGTTCGGCCTGCGGCAGATCGCGGGCAACGCTTTCGAGGGCCGCCAGAAGAAGATCGACGTCTCGGGCGACGGCCGCAACAACAGGGGGCGCTCGCCGCTGGTCTTCCGCGCGCAGGCGAAGCACCAGGGCGTCGTCATCAACGGTCTGCCGATCATGACCCAGAGCAGCGCCAAGTCGGCCGAGCTGGACCGCTACTACCGCGAGGAAGTGATCTCCGGCCCGGGGGCCTTCGCCGAGGTCGCCGACGGCTACGAGGACTTCGCCCGCGCCTTCCGGCGCAAGCTGCTGCGCGAGATCACCCCGGTGATCAGCGAAGGGGAAAACGACGGCCGCGAGGCGCTCGCCTATTCCTCGCCGCGCGGGTCCTCCGCGTCGGAATGAAAGGTCGGCTGCGGCGTCATGGTCATGACGGTCACGCCGCCCGGCGCCTCGAAGCGGTGCCAGCAGTTGCGCGGCACGACGGTCAGCATCCCGGCCCGCATGTCGAGCACCTGGGGCCCCTCGTCGGTCAGCACCGTTACCCGCGCGGCGCCGCCCAGGATCTGGACCAGCTCGTCGCCGTTCGGATGGCGCTCCCAGGGACTGCTGCCGTCGAAGCTGCCGGCGAAGACGCCGCCGGCCTCGTACTCGGCCAGCGTCGCGAAGGCGGCGCCGGCCTCGGCCTCGCTCGTCTCGGGGCCGCGTCCGCGCAAGACCGGCAGCGGCGCGATCGTGGCTTTGATGTCGACGGCCTTGACCACCGCGTCCTCCCTCTGATCTGAGAACCCACGGGTATCAGACCGCCCGAACGGCGACAAGCCGCGCCAGCCGCCCAGCTGGCTTAGGCGCCCTCGGCCTCGAGGTCGGCGATCAGGCGCTCGAGCACGGTCGGTTCGACGCTGAAGGCGCCCTGATAGGGGTCGCTCAGGGCCAGGACGAGATAGAGAACGAAGCCGATGAAGGCGGTGTAGAGCGAAACCAGGACGACGAGCGGGCCCTGCGGCCGGTAGGCCCCGAAGCAGGCCATCGTCACGAGAAATCCGAACATGACCACGTAGACGAAGATCGGCGGTTCGGCCAAGGCGTTGTCCAAGCGGTTCAGGCGGTGGTCGGACATCGCGTCCACGTCGGCGACGATCAGCGACCACAGCTTCTCCTGCTCAGGGGTCGCCGGGTTCATCCTCATGACCCGGTTCACGAGATCTCTTTTCAAGGCCCTGGTTCGGTCGCTGAGGCGGTCATCCGCCAGGGCCGGCCAGTCGTCTTCGACCACCGACTCCGCATAGCGGATCAGAAGGACCCGCAGCTCCCGGGTGCTTTCCGCGTCATAGGACTGCAGGTCGTAGAAGGTGTCCGAGATCGCCACTGCCTCACGCCCCAGGGCATTCTGGATTGCCCTGAACTGGATGATCACGTCCGCGAACGCCAGAGAGAGCATGAGGCTGACCAGCACGCCGACCAAGCGGAACAGGCTGCTGGTCGGGTCCTTCAGGTCTTCGCGTTGGTGTTTCGAGATCAGCTTGTGCGCGGCGAAATAGACCACAAGGCCGACAAACGTCGTGATTGCCATCGCGACGGCGGCGCCGATCACATCAGGCAGCGAAAGCAGGTACTCGGTCATCGGGCCCCGGTTGCGCGTCCATGCCTCGCGGATTGCACGCCGTCCAGCGGGTCTCGACAATGATTCAGGTCAACGGGTTGCCGCCGAGCCGTCCACCCCATAAGAACGGCAACCAGCGCTCGGGCGCTCGGCCCAGCATGATCCGGGAGGTTGTTTCGTCTTGGCACGGCGTCTGTCCACCGCCTCGATCGCCTCGCTCGTCGTCTTTCTCCTGCTCCTGGGCGCGGCGGTGCTGTCCTCTCTCCGCTACGAAGGCCCTCCCGTTACGGCGGTGTCGGCCTGGCCCGCCTTCGACCTGCAGGGCCATCGTGGCGCGCGCGGCCTCATGCCGGAGAACAGCCTGCCCGGCTTCGAGGCCGCGCTGGCGCTCGGCGTCACCACGCTGGAGATGGACGTCGGCGTGAGCCGCGACGGCGTGCTGGTGGTCCATCACGACCGCCGGATCGACCCGGTTCGCACGCGCAATCCCGACGGAAGCTGGTTCGAGGGCGCGCCGCCGGCGCTGACCGATCTGACATTGGCCGAGCTGCAGGCCTTCGATCTCGGCCGGGTCGACCCGGAGAGCGAGGCGGCCGGCCGCTTTGCCGAGCAGCGGGGCCTCGACGGCGTCGCCATGCCCACGCTGGAGGCCGTGCTGCGGCGCGCCGAGGCGCTCTCGGGCGGCGCGGTCCGCTACAACATCGAGACCAAGATCTCGCCCCTGGCGCCGGAGGAGTCGCCCGACCCCGAGACTATGGCCGAGATCATGGTCGCGCTGCTTCGGGAGACCGGCACGGCGGAGCGCGCCACGATCCAGTCCTTCGACTGGCGCAGCCTGCAGGCGGTGCAGGCGCTCGACCCGGACATCGTCACCGTCTACCTCACGGCGGAGCGGGACTGGCTCGACAACCTCGGGCGCGGTCGGGACGGCGTCTCGCCCTGGACCGCCGGCTTCGACATCGACGCCTTCGAAGGCTCGATCGCGGAGATGATCAAGGCGGCGGGCGGCGCGGTCTGGTCGCCCTACTACCGCGATCTCCGAGCGCCCGACCTGCGCGAGGCCAGGAACCTCGGCCTCCGGGTCGTCCCCTGGACGGTCAACCGCCCGGCCGACATGGCATCGCTGATCGATCTCGGCGTCGACGGCATCATCACCGACTATCCCGACCGACTGCGCGCGGTCATGGCCGGCAAGGGCTTGGCGTTGCCGCCGGCCTATGCCGCGGCGTCTGCCCCGGACTAGAGACCAATCAACTCAGCGCGATCTCGCCCTCGATGTCTTGGCCCAGGTCGAGCCCCTCGACGGTCAGCCGGACCTTGGCCTTGAGGGTCTCCGTGCCGCTCAGCTTGCCCGAGTCGAGCGCGGCGCGGACCGCGCCCTCGATCTCCCGCTGCGAGGTCACCCCGACCTTTTTCAGGAACTTGCGCAGCTCCATGTTGAACACGTCCTCGTTCATGTCCCGCCCCTTCCGTTTTGTTTCACAGGCTTGCGCCAGTGATAGAAGAAGCGCGGGCGCGGCGCTAGGGCGGCGTGTCCCGGCCCTTCCCCGAAGGGATGGCGGGGACTAGAATGCGCAGCCAACCGGGAGGCCGCCGCCATGCGCCTGAGCGACGCCGAGATCGCGCGCTTCGAAGCCGAGGGCTATCTCTTCTTCCCCGCGCTGCTCTCGGGCGCGGAGATATCGCCCTTGCTGGGCGACCTGCCGGGCCTGCTGGCGCGGACGGGCCCCGAGGTGGTGCGCGAGGCAGACGGGGACGAGGCGGTGCGGGTGATGTACGGCAGCCACGCGTTCTCCGAGGCCTATCGGCGCCTGAGCCGCCACCCCAAGCTGGTCGGCCCGGCCGAACAGCTCCTCCGGGACGGGATCTACATCCACCAGATGCGGCTCAACCCCAAGCTGGATTTCGCCGGCGAGACCTGGAGCTGGCACCAGGACTTCGCCAGCTGGCACCACTCCGACGCCATGCCCGAGCCCCGCGCCCTGGTCACCGCGGTCTTCCTCGACGAGGCGAGCGCCGCCAACGCCCCGCTGCTTGTGGTGCCCGGCTCACAGAGCCACGGCCTGGTCGACGAGGTGACGCTCGACCGCGCCGACGAGGGCTATACCCTGCTGGAGATCGATCCGCCGACGCTCAAGGCCATGGTCGAGGCGCGGGGGCTGAAGGCCCTAACCGGCCCGCCCGGCTCGGTCGCCTTCCTCCACTGCAACATCGTGCACGGCTCGGCCAACAACATCACGCCGCTGCGCCGGGCGGTGATCTACGCTATCTACAACGCGGTCTCCAACGCCTGCGTCGGCGGCGGTCGCGCCTGGCACCACGCGGGACGGGACTTCACGCCGATCGAGGCGCTGGCCGAGGACTGCCTGCTGGCTCTGGCGGCGGAACGGGATGGCGACGCCATCGGGAGAGAAAGCGCATGAAACTGACCGAAGAGCAGATCGCCCGCTTCGAGGAGGAGGGGTATCTCTTCCTGCCGGACGTCTTCGACGCCGAGGAGGTCGCCGTGCTCAACCGCGAGGTGCCGCGCATCTTCGCCGACGAGCGCGAGGAGGTCTGGCGCGAGAAGGACGGCAAGGCCGTGCGCACCGCCTTCGCCGCCCACCACTACAACGAGGCCTTCGGCCGCCTGGGCGGCCATCCGCGGCTGATCGAGCCGGTCCAGCAGCTCTTGGGCGGGCCGGTCTACATCCACCAGTTCAAGATCAACGGCAAGGCGGCCTTCGACGGCGACGTCTGGCAATGGCATCAGGACTACGGCACCTGGGCGCGCGACGATCTCATGCCCGAGCCCAGGGCCATGAACATCGCGCTCTTCCTCGACGAGGTGACCGAGTTCAACGGCCCGCTGATGTTCATCCCCAAGAGCCACCGCGAAGGCGTCTACGAGGCGGGGCACGACCTGGCGACAACCTCCTACCCGCTCTGGACCCTGGACAAGGCGAAGATCACGGAGTTAGCCGAGCGCGGCGGCATGGTCGCGCCCAAGGGGCCGGCGGGCTCGGTGCTGCTGTTCCACTGCAACCTGGTGCACGCCTCGCCGCCCAACATCAGCCCCTGGAGCCGCACCATCGTCTATCTGAGCCTCTGCCACGTCGAGAACCACATCCGCCGGTTCAAGCGCGCCGAGTGGATCGCCCACCGCGACTTCACGCCGATCGAGCCGCTCTCCGACGACTGCCTCGCGGCCCTCGCCCGCGCCGGCCAGGCGGCGGAGTAGCCGGCTGAAATGGTGGCTAGCCGGGACCGTCACCCTTCGACAGGCTCAGGGTGAGGGGTGATTGTTGCCGGCGTGGTGAAACAAGTATTGGTGCGTGCAGTTGTCGCCCAATCTATCCTCCCTCATCCTGAGCCTGTCGAAGGGTGAGGGTCGCATCGCTCTTCGGGGCGGGCGCCGAAGCATTATCGTTTGAGCGAGCGCAGGCATGAGGAGGCACCGACCATGAACCTCTACGCCCTCCTGCAAGAGCGGGCGGCCGCCGGCAAGCCGGTGACGGCGGGCCTGATCGGGGCCGGCAAGTTCGGCTCCATGTTCCTGGCCCAGGCACGGGCGACGCCAGGGCTTCAGGTGACCTGGATCGCCGATCTCAGCGTCGAGCGGTCGCGGGCCGCGCTGGTGGCGACCGGCTGGTCCTCGGACGAGGCTGCCGAGGTCACGCTGAGCGAGGATTCCGACGCGCTGATCGCCGCGCCCGAAGTCGAGGTGGTGATCGAGGCGACAGGCAATCCCGCCGCCGGGATCGCCCACGCCCGCGCCGCCTGCCGCGAGGGCAAGCACATCGTGATGGTCAACGTCGAGGCCGATGTCCTGGCCGGGCCGCTGCTGGCCCGCGAGGCGCGCCGGGCCGGCCTTGTCTACTCGCTCGCCTACGGAGACCAGCCGGCGATGATCTGCGAGCTGGTCGACTGGGCCCGGGCCGCCGGCTTGCCCGTGGTCGCGGCCGGCAAGGGCACCAAGTACCTGCCGGCCTTCCACGCCTCGACGCCGGACACGGTCTGGACCCACTTCGGCATCACGCCGGAGGCCGCGGCGGCCGGCGGCATGAACCCGCAGATGTTCAACTCCTTCGTGGATGGCACCAAGTCGGGAATCGAGATGGCGGCCGTCGCCAACGCCACCGGCCTCACCCCAGCGCCCGGCGGCCTGGTCTTCCCACCCTGTGGCACCGAGGAGCTGGCGACCGTCCTTAGGCCCGCAAGCGAGGGCGGCACGCTGGTCCACAAGGGCCAGGTCGAGGTGATCTCCTCGGTGCAGCGCGACGGCTCCCCGGTCGAGCGCGACCTGCGCTGGGGCGTCTACGTCGTCTTCGAAGCACCGTCGGACTACACCGCCCGCTGCTTCGGCGAGTACGGCCTGGCGGTCGACCCGAGCGGCCGCACCGCCGCCATGTACAAGCCCTATCACCTGATCGGCCTCGAGCTCGGGATCTCGGTGCTTTCCGCCGCCCTGCGCGGCGAGTCGACCGGCGCGGCCACGGGATTCCGCGGCGACGTGGCGGCGGTCGCCAAGCGCGCGCTCAAGGCCGGCGAGGTCCTGGACGGGGAGGGCGGCTACACGGTCTGGGGCCGTCTCATGCCGGCGGCCGACAGCCTGGCCAAGGGCGCCCTGCCGATCGGTCTCGCACACGGGGTCGAGCTGGTCCGCGACGTGGCCGAGGGCGAAGCGGTTACCTGGGCCGACGTGGCGCTCGACGAGTCTGACCAGACCCTGCGGGTCCGCCGCGAGATGGAGGCGGCATTCACCGGCGACATGGCCAGCGCCGCCGAGTAGCGCCGGACGGGACTTAGTCGCAGCGCGCGTGCTCGCCCAACCGGATGTCGGGCCCGGTGATCCTCTTGCCGGCGCGCGCGGCCGCCCAGGCGAGCGCGTGGTAGTCGCAGGCCGGCAGTGAGTCGCGCAGGCCCTCCGTGCTGCGCCACAGGGTGGCGTCGCGGAACAGGATCTCGTAGTGGCCGGGCCGCCGTTCGCTCGGCTTCCGATGACTCTGGTCTCCGGCGGGAACGCTGCGGATCGTGACGATCTCTCCGTAGCCGTAGCTGCGCGGTTCCGCCAGGACCGGCTTGATCACGATGCGGTCGTCGAGGAAGGCGGTGAAGGTGGAGCTGAACAGCAGTGCGCCGCAGAGGGCGGCGACGGCGATCAGCGCGGTCAAAGCCTTGACCACGAGGACCACGTCGAAGCCCGCCAGTTTCCTGGCGTAGAAGATGTACTCCGCGTAGCGCTCGGCCAGGAGCGGCTTCATCAGGAGGTGCATCAGCGGCGCCAGGCACGCAAGACCGGCGAACAGCGCCGGCAGCGCCCAGGCCCAGACCCCCGGCCGGAGCAGGCGCTCGCTCGCGCCGGGATCGGGCGTGAACCAGAGCCCCATCGCCTGGAACAGGCCCAGCCAGAGTAAGACCAGAGGCGGCGCCAGCAGAAAGCAAAGGAAGCCGGCGATCAGGTCGTAGAAGAAGTAGTCACGGGCAAGCGCCTGAAGGCTGCGTTCGCCGGCCAGCGGATCGGGCCGCTCCCAGCGCAGATTCTCACGGGCCAGCCGGCGCCGCCTGAAGCGACGCATGATGCCGTAGAAGGCGTGGAACGCGAGATCGACGAAGTGGTGGGCAGAGCTCATAAGGCGCCTCCGGGCCCGCGGCCCAAGCTAGGCTCGCCGACTTAAGCAATGCATAAGGGCGGCGCAGGGCAGGGATGCAGAGGTCGCGCTTGCTGCACCGGCCGTCCCGCGCGTAGCGTGGATGAGATCCTTTTCGTCAGGCGGGCCTCCCCGTGTTCGATGTTCTGCTCTATCTCGTCGTCGTGCTCGCCTGGGGCACGACCTGGCTCGCGATCAAGTTCCAGCTCGGCGTGGTGGCGCCCGAGGCCTCGCTGGTCTACCGCTTCGCCCTGGCGGCGCTGCTGGTCTTCCTCTGGGCGGCCTGGCGCCGCGAGCGCCTGGGCTTCGCGCGGCGCGACCATCTCGCCTTCGCGGCGATGGGCGTCTGCATGTTCTCGACCAACTTCTACGCCTACTACCTGGCGGCAGAGCACGTCACGACCGGCCTGCTCGCGGTGCTCTTCTCGACGGTCTCGATCCTCAACATCTTCAACGGCCGGATCTTCCTGGGGCGCGGCCTGAACCCGCGGGTCTTGCTCGGCGCGCTCTGCGGCTTCGCCGGCATCACGACGGTCTTCTGGCCCGAGGTCGCCGCCTTCGGGTTGTCCGACGGCAAGACGCTCGGGCTTCTGCTCGGGCTGGGCGGCGCCCTCTGCTTCTCGCTCGGCAACATGGTCTCGGCGCGGGTCCAGGCCCGCGGCCTGCCGATCGTCGCCGGCACCGCCTGGAGCATGCTCTACGGCACGGCCTGGCTTCTGGTTCTCGCGCTCGCCGCCGGCAGCGTCTTCACCTTCGACCCGCGCCTGCCCTACACGGCCTCGCTGCTCTACCTGGTCGGGGTCGGCTCGCTGATCGCCTTCGGCGCCTATCTCACCCTGCTCGGGCGGATCGGCGCCGAGCGCGCGGCCTACGCCACGGTGCTCTTCCCGATCATCGCGCTCGGCCTCTCGACTCTCTTCGAGGGCTACGTCTGGACCCCGGGCGCGGCCGCCGGCGTCGCCCTGGTGCTGTTCGGCAACTTCCTCGTGCTGGCGCCGGCCAAGCGAAAGATCGCACCTGTAGCGGAGCCAGCGGAATGAGCAGGGTCCTGATCGTCACCGGCGGCGGGCGCGGGATCGGCGCGGCTGCCGCGCGCTTGGGCGCTGCCCAGGGCTACGCCGTCTGCGTCAACTACCGTGCGGATGGAGAGGCGGCGCAAGCCGTCGTGCAGTCCATCACCGGGAACGGCGGCCGCGCGATTCCGGTCCAGGCCGACGTTTCCCGCGAGGACGAGGTGGCGCGCCTCTTCGAGACCGCCGGCCGGGAGCTCGGGCCGGTGACCGCCCTGGTCAACAATGCGGGCGTCGCCGGGCAGGTCGACCGCCTGGCCGACGTGCCGGCGGAGCGTGTCCGGCACATCGTCGACACCAACGTCTACGGCGTCATCTGGCCCTGCCGCGAGGCGGTGCGGCGCATGTCGACCCGGCTCGGCGGAATGGGCGGGGCGATCGTCAACCTGTCTTCGGGCGCGGCGACGATCGGCAGCCCGGGCCAGTACGTCTGGTACGCGGCGGCCAAGGGCGCGGTCGACAGCTTCACCCTGGGTCTCGCCAAGGAGGTGGCCGGCGAGGGCATCCGGGTCAACGCCGTCGCGCCCGGTTTCGTCAAGACCCGGATCCACGCCGACTCGGGCCTGCCCAAGCGGATCGAGGAGGAGGCGCCCAAGGTGCCGATCGGCCGCGCCGCCGAGCCCGAGGAGATCGCCGAGCCGATCCTCTGGCTGCTGTCGGACGCGGCCTCCTACACCACCGGCGCGATCCTGCGTGTCGCCGGAGGGCGCTAAGGCCTTCTGGCCGCCCCGCAGGCCTCGCAGAGGAGATCCCGCTCGCCGAACGACGGGCAGGGCTCGTGGCATTCGCGGCAGGGCACGAGGAACTTGCCGGGGGCATCCTCGGGCCGGAGATAGGCGATCTCCGGTCCGGGGCCGCGGGTATCCGGCTCTATCTTGCGCAGCAGCCGTCCCTGCGGCCAGAGTTCGTGGAGGACCGTCTTCGCGCGCTTTCTCGCCAGCCGTCTCCGATCGCTGCGTGCACTCCGCTGACGTGCGATCCCCA is a window of Kiloniellales bacterium DNA encoding:
- a CDS encoding SDR family oxidoreductase, giving the protein MSRVLIVTGGGRGIGAAAARLGAAQGYAVCVNYRADGEAAQAVVQSITGNGGRAIPVQADVSREDEVARLFETAGRELGPVTALVNNAGVAGQVDRLADVPAERVRHIVDTNVYGVIWPCREAVRRMSTRLGGMGGAIVNLSSGAATIGSPGQYVWYAAAKGAVDSFTLGLAKEVAGEGIRVNAVAPGFVKTRIHADSGLPKRIEEEAPKVPIGRAAEPEEIAEPILWLLSDAASYTTGAILRVAGGR